One Actinoplanes missouriensis 431 DNA segment encodes these proteins:
- a CDS encoding non-ribosomal peptide synthetase, whose amino-acid sequence MRIPYGLARGPANLSDLLHLRVQRQADHEAFTFLDDGGSDATTRVTYQQLHERAAQVSAALRDGGVRPGDRAMLLFAPGTDYVAAFFGCLYAGVVAVPVYPPDPQRWERGVRRLRAVARDAEPRCVLTTGVIAAFAGEMLAEQAPELAATKWISCDELGQYDTDVTPVPVDGGHLAFLQYTSGSTTDPRGVRLTHANLLHNLGLISDFFELDAGSRGVIWLPPYHDMGLIGGVLGPVHGGFPVTLMSPMAFLSDPMRWLRTISETGATASGGPNFAYELCARRATEDNTAGLDLSSWQVAFCGAEPIRAAAMDRFAETFAPFGFRREALYPCYGLAEATLIATGGRRVDAPVIREFSADDLTAGRGVPAGGGRALVGCGTAAPDQELLVVDPQTRTPVPGGVVGEVWLRGPSVADGYWRPDGDGDEGEGGDTFGARLAGPVEGRDGENRDGETRDGGWLRTGDLGFLDDGELFVTGRRKDLIIIGGRNHYPQDVELTAQTSHPGLRPGGVAAFGIRAGGGEALVVVQEVGRQHEDDAGPEMEQAVRRAVVAEHDIAPHDVVLVPAGTVPKTSSGKIQRLLCRDEYLAGRLPRLGPAAEPQDGSGAAFDSDAWSASTGQQRVDDVRGLIVVLLAEQIRTAPQRIEVTAPLTTLGLDSLGAVELADRLRESTGVEIPVSELLTGTAEDIATALSARPPSTPPAEAADTAGPQMSDGQKALWFLQQRDPASTAYAVARAVRLGGDLDLDALRAALDTVVDRHEILRTCFPADGDEPRATFTDARAHVEVADAAGADLPAELRRAAAEPFDLARGPLLRVRVWREESGHHVLLLGAHHLIVDLISLTVLVAELGAAYRAAGSGGTAGFAPAPSFGAFARWQRLHGETGVWEADWAHWRTRLAGPLPVLSLPAPASVPASGDSGDRPGLVRFAVGGELAEQLRDFAARRSTTAFAVLLAAYTALVHRLSGQDDVIVGTPVAVRDQPGRRDVVGYAVNPVAIRSDLSGSPTFEDLLAATARQLREALDHRSLPFPVLVERLSPQRAAGRTPVFQTMFVLQGGSAALAGLAVDAEDAGFDLAGLPAAPVPLPATDSQFDLTFAVATTAAGIAGRIEYDPARLDPAIAANLGERFAALLRDVLDTPAVRVSGLSGLTDAEQRLILHTWNDTATPLPSGRTLHELVWDQAARTPDAPALRRGDTLVTYAGLRDRASALSARLRARGVEPGDRVAVFLRRGPDLVIALLAVLEAGAAYVPLDPRYPRSRTADILADSGATLALVDEGLRDRLPGSLPVLVPGAPAETPSVVTPPAETPSVVTPPAGSPARPADLAYVLFTSGSTGRPKGVAIPHSAAVNLVGWALAEFPPGDLSCVLAATSVTFDLSVFEIFAPLACGGTVMIAENALELANLPGREDVTLVNTVPSAIEQLLDTDGLPPTVRVVNLAGEPLAGELVERVRAATDHDRAVYNLYGPSETTTYSTAARLIPDVAVSVGGPVANTRVFVLDAGLSPVPVGVCGELFIGGAGVAWGYWNRSGLTAERFVPDVFGGGGGRLYRTGDVVRWRSDGCLEFVGRVDHQVKVRGFRIELGEVESVVRAHVGVRAAVVVVAGSGAGARLVGYVVPSVGSEGGDLVAGLREFCRGRLPDYMVPSGWVVLADLPLTPNGKVDRRALPSADVAQGVVARFVEPVSPVQRRVAAVWRDLLGVARVGLHDNFFDLGGHSLLAVRMVARLRAETGVDMPVDAIFEHPWLAGFADAVQARGVPGGVRAPEPIRAQPRPASGPYESPATDGQERLWFLQQFDPDAGLAYHLHGTFQVDGPIDPVALQRAVNDVTAAHHGLVSRFVPTGAQLRQITDPSTAVVIGLADLRALPAEERARAARTVVRDQARRPFALDRGPLLRVTLVRLGPRESLLAVTTHHSVADGLSVQIFVREFAERYRLHLAGAAGPVTEPALRFADYAAWVRRPDRRDRLAADERYWTRQLDGMPDLVALPTDRPRPPIQTFQGATLRFAIPVELVRAVHESARREGVTLYMATLAAWMVVLSRHAGQDDFGVGTPLANRPLPELESMIGFFANTVVIRAGLDGRPTVREVLRRVRTACLEAYSHGEMPFESLVEALHRQRTPDRNPLFQVMFGLHETTLGRTALGDATLTPVPEDLGAAKFDLSLFLEQDGERVQGVLEYRSALFDESTVRRLQQHFVAALDGIAGDPEMAIEQLPLLSAEERRTLVVDVNQTATPPPAAGTVPDRVAEQARRHPDAVAVRFEDQELTYRQLQERVEVLTAALRRRGVGRGDRIAVCVDRGPDLVAALLAVLACGAAYLPLDPHHPDQRLRHVLDDAAPSLVVTDGPAMFAGGLPVLVLLPGEEPVPAGEAEPADDSPHPGDLAYVIYTSGSTGGPKGVMVGHAALMNFLTGMQDLLPVDRDDTLVAVTTPSFDIAALELFLPLVLGMRLTIAPWETTRSGTELAALLGSSDATVMQATPATWRMLLDAGWTAAGGFVALCGGEALPDDLADRLRDAGARLWNLYGPTETTIWSTAAPLSAGVPVSVGGPVANTRVFVLDAGLSPVPVGVCGELFIGGAGVAWGYWNRSGLTAERFVPDVFGGGGGRLYRTGDVVRWRSDGCLEFVGRVDHQVKVRGFRIELGEVESVVRAHVGVRAAVVVVAGSGAGARLVGYVVPSVGSEGGDLVAGLREFCRGRLPDYMVPSGWVVLADLPLTPNGKVDRRALPSADVAQGVVARFVEPVSPVQRRVAAVWRDLLGVARVGLHDNFFDLGGHSLLVARMADQLRYEFGVDVPIRDVFLDATVEAVAAGVERALGGSAATGGVTGADTDRLLDDLARLSGEQFDAMLADPSLTAQRGEHNR is encoded by the coding sequence TGTCGCCGATGGCGTTCCTCTCCGACCCGATGCGCTGGCTGCGGACCATCTCCGAGACCGGGGCGACCGCCAGCGGCGGACCCAACTTCGCCTACGAGCTGTGCGCCCGCCGGGCCACCGAGGACAACACCGCGGGGCTCGACCTGTCGAGCTGGCAGGTGGCGTTCTGCGGCGCCGAGCCGATCCGGGCCGCCGCGATGGACCGCTTCGCCGAGACGTTCGCCCCGTTCGGCTTCCGCCGCGAGGCCCTCTATCCCTGCTACGGGCTCGCCGAGGCCACCCTGATCGCGACCGGCGGGCGCCGGGTGGACGCTCCGGTGATCCGCGAGTTCTCCGCCGATGACCTCACCGCCGGTCGCGGAGTCCCCGCCGGTGGCGGGCGCGCCCTCGTCGGCTGTGGCACCGCGGCGCCCGACCAGGAGCTGCTCGTCGTCGATCCGCAGACCCGCACCCCGGTTCCCGGCGGCGTGGTCGGCGAGGTCTGGCTGCGCGGGCCGAGCGTGGCCGACGGGTACTGGCGGCCCGACGGCGACGGCGACGAGGGCGAGGGCGGCGACACGTTCGGCGCCCGGCTGGCCGGGCCGGTCGAGGGCCGGGACGGCGAGAACCGGGACGGCGAGACCCGGGACGGCGGCTGGCTGCGCACCGGCGACCTGGGCTTCCTCGACGACGGCGAACTGTTCGTCACCGGGCGGCGCAAGGACTTGATCATCATCGGCGGCCGCAACCACTACCCGCAGGACGTGGAGCTGACCGCGCAGACCAGCCACCCCGGACTGCGGCCCGGCGGCGTCGCGGCCTTCGGGATCCGCGCCGGCGGCGGCGAGGCGCTCGTCGTCGTGCAGGAGGTCGGCAGGCAGCACGAGGACGACGCCGGCCCGGAGATGGAGCAGGCCGTCCGGCGTGCGGTCGTCGCCGAGCACGACATCGCGCCGCACGACGTGGTGCTGGTACCGGCCGGAACCGTCCCGAAGACCTCGAGCGGGAAGATCCAGCGGCTGCTCTGCCGCGACGAATACCTGGCCGGCCGGTTGCCGAGGCTGGGCCCGGCCGCCGAACCGCAGGACGGGAGCGGCGCGGCGTTCGACAGCGACGCGTGGAGCGCCTCGACCGGGCAGCAGCGCGTCGACGACGTACGCGGCCTGATCGTCGTTCTGCTCGCCGAGCAGATCCGCACGGCGCCGCAGCGGATCGAGGTGACCGCGCCCCTGACCACGCTCGGACTCGACTCGCTCGGCGCCGTGGAGCTGGCCGACCGTCTGCGGGAGAGCACGGGCGTCGAGATCCCGGTCTCGGAGCTGCTCACCGGCACTGCCGAGGACATCGCCACCGCGCTGAGCGCCCGGCCGCCGTCCACACCGCCCGCAGAGGCCGCCGACACCGCCGGTCCGCAGATGAGCGACGGACAGAAGGCGCTCTGGTTCCTCCAGCAGCGCGATCCGGCGAGCACCGCCTACGCCGTCGCGCGCGCAGTCCGGCTCGGCGGCGACCTGGACCTCGACGCCCTGCGCGCCGCGCTGGACACGGTCGTCGACCGGCACGAGATCCTGCGCACCTGCTTTCCGGCCGACGGCGACGAACCGCGCGCGACGTTCACCGACGCCCGCGCGCACGTCGAGGTGGCCGACGCGGCCGGCGCGGATCTGCCGGCCGAGCTGCGGCGCGCCGCGGCCGAGCCGTTCGACCTGGCACGCGGCCCGCTGCTGCGGGTCCGGGTGTGGCGCGAGGAGTCCGGGCACCACGTCCTGCTGCTCGGCGCCCACCACCTGATCGTCGACCTGATCTCGCTCACCGTGCTCGTCGCCGAACTCGGCGCCGCCTACCGGGCGGCCGGATCCGGCGGGACCGCCGGCTTCGCCCCGGCGCCCTCCTTCGGCGCCTTCGCCCGCTGGCAGCGGCTGCACGGCGAGACCGGCGTCTGGGAGGCCGACTGGGCGCACTGGCGCACCCGGCTCGCCGGACCCCTGCCGGTGCTGTCACTGCCGGCGCCGGCGAGCGTGCCCGCGTCCGGCGACTCCGGCGACCGGCCCGGTCTCGTGCGGTTCGCCGTCGGTGGCGAGCTCGCCGAGCAGCTGCGCGACTTCGCGGCCCGCCGCTCCACCACCGCCTTCGCCGTGCTGCTCGCTGCCTACACCGCCCTGGTGCACCGGCTGAGCGGGCAGGACGACGTGATTGTCGGAACCCCGGTGGCGGTCCGTGACCAGCCCGGCCGCCGCGACGTCGTCGGCTACGCGGTCAACCCGGTGGCGATCCGCAGCGACCTGTCCGGCTCACCGACCTTCGAGGACCTTCTCGCCGCGACCGCCCGGCAGCTGCGCGAGGCCCTCGACCACCGGTCGCTGCCGTTCCCGGTGCTGGTGGAACGGCTCAGCCCGCAGCGGGCGGCCGGTCGCACCCCGGTGTTCCAGACCATGTTCGTGCTCCAGGGGGGATCCGCGGCGCTGGCCGGGCTCGCCGTGGACGCCGAGGACGCCGGGTTCGACCTGGCCGGCCTGCCCGCCGCGCCGGTGCCGCTGCCCGCGACCGACAGCCAGTTCGATCTCACCTTCGCGGTGGCGACCACCGCGGCCGGCATCGCCGGGCGCATCGAGTACGACCCCGCGCGGCTGGACCCGGCGATCGCCGCGAACCTGGGCGAGCGCTTCGCGGCGCTGCTGCGCGACGTCCTGGACACCCCGGCGGTACGGGTGAGCGGGCTCTCCGGGCTCACCGACGCGGAACAGCGGCTGATCCTGCACACCTGGAACGACACCGCGACGCCGCTGCCCTCCGGCCGGACCCTGCACGAGCTCGTCTGGGATCAGGCCGCCCGCACCCCGGACGCCCCGGCGCTGCGCCGCGGCGACACCCTCGTCACCTACGCCGGGTTGCGCGATCGGGCGTCAGCGCTGTCCGCACGGCTGCGCGCGCGGGGCGTCGAGCCCGGCGACCGGGTCGCTGTCTTCCTGCGACGCGGCCCGGACCTGGTGATCGCGCTGCTCGCGGTCCTGGAGGCCGGGGCCGCGTACGTGCCGCTCGACCCTCGTTACCCGCGCTCGCGCACCGCGGACATCCTGGCGGACTCCGGCGCGACGCTGGCCCTCGTCGACGAGGGGCTGCGCGACAGGCTGCCCGGCTCGCTGCCGGTCCTGGTCCCGGGAGCGCCGGCCGAAACGCCGTCAGTGGTGACACCGCCGGCCGAGACGCCGTCAGTGGTGACGCCGCCGGCCGGGTCGCCGGCCCGGCCCGCCGATCTGGCGTACGTCCTGTTCACCTCCGGCTCGACCGGGCGTCCCAAGGGTGTCGCGATCCCGCACTCCGCCGCGGTCAACCTGGTCGGCTGGGCGCTCGCCGAGTTCCCGCCCGGCGACCTGAGCTGCGTGCTCGCCGCCACCTCGGTGACGTTCGACCTGTCCGTCTTCGAGATCTTCGCCCCGCTCGCCTGCGGTGGCACCGTCATGATCGCGGAGAACGCGCTGGAGCTGGCGAACCTGCCCGGCCGCGAGGACGTCACCCTGGTCAACACCGTGCCGTCGGCGATCGAGCAGCTGCTCGACACCGACGGTCTGCCGCCCACCGTGCGGGTCGTCAACCTCGCGGGCGAACCGCTCGCCGGCGAACTGGTCGAGCGGGTCCGCGCCGCGACCGATCACGACCGCGCCGTCTACAACCTGTACGGCCCCTCGGAGACCACCACCTACTCCACCGCCGCCCGGCTGATCCCCGATGTCGCGGTGTCGGTGGGCGGGCCGGTGGCGAATACCCGGGTTTTTGTTTTGGATGCGGGTTTGTCGCCGGTTCCGGTGGGTGTTTGTGGGGAGTTGTTTATTGGTGGTGCGGGGGTGGCGTGGGGTTATTGGAATAGGTCTGGTTTGACGGCGGAGCGTTTTGTTCCGGATGTTTTCGGTGGTGGTGGGGGGCGTTTGTATCGCACTGGTGATGTGGTGCGGTGGCGTTCTGATGGGTGTTTGGAGTTCGTGGGTCGGGTTGATCATCAGGTGAAGGTTCGGGGCTTCCGGATCGAGTTGGGTGAGGTGGAGTCGGTGGTGCGGGCCCATGTGGGGGTGCGTGCTGCGGTGGTGGTGGTTGCGGGATCGGGTGCGGGTGCCCGGTTGGTGGGTTATGTGGTGCCGTCGGTGGGTTCTGAGGGTGGGGATCTGGTGGCGGGTTTGCGGGAGTTCTGCCGGGGGCGGTTGCCGGATTACATGGTGCCTTCGGGGTGGGTGGTGTTGGCGGATCTGCCGTTGACGCCGAATGGGAAGGTGGATCGGCGGGCGTTGCCGTCTGCTGATGTTGCGCAGGGTGTGGTGGCGCGTTTTGTGGAGCCGGTGTCGCCGGTGCAGCGCCGGGTTGCCGCGGTGTGGCGGGATTTGCTGGGTGTGGCCCGGGTGGGTTTGCACGACAATTTCTTCGACCTCGGCGGCCATTCCCTGCTCGCCGTCCGGATGGTCGCCCGGCTGCGCGCCGAGACCGGTGTGGACATGCCCGTCGACGCGATCTTCGAACATCCCTGGCTCGCCGGGTTCGCCGACGCCGTGCAGGCTCGCGGCGTTCCGGGCGGCGTGCGGGCGCCGGAACCCATCCGGGCACAGCCCCGGCCTGCCTCCGGCCCGTACGAGTCACCGGCGACCGACGGCCAGGAACGGCTCTGGTTCCTCCAGCAGTTCGACCCTGACGCCGGGCTCGCCTACCACCTGCACGGCACGTTCCAGGTCGACGGGCCGATCGACCCGGTGGCGCTGCAGCGGGCGGTCAACGACGTGACAGCCGCTCACCACGGTCTCGTCTCGCGCTTCGTGCCGACCGGCGCCCAGCTGCGCCAGATCACCGACCCGTCGACGGCCGTCGTGATCGGACTCGCGGACCTGCGCGCCCTGCCGGCTGAGGAACGCGCCCGGGCGGCTCGTACCGTGGTCCGCGACCAGGCCCGCCGGCCGTTCGCGCTGGACCGGGGACCGCTGCTGCGGGTCACCCTGGTCCGGCTCGGCCCGCGGGAGAGCCTGCTCGCGGTGACCACGCACCACAGCGTCGCCGACGGCCTGTCGGTGCAGATCTTCGTTCGTGAGTTCGCCGAGCGGTACCGCCTGCACCTGGCCGGCGCCGCCGGTCCCGTCACCGAGCCGGCGCTGCGGTTCGCCGACTACGCGGCCTGGGTGCGCCGGCCGGACCGCCGCGACCGGCTCGCCGCCGACGAGCGGTACTGGACCCGGCAGCTCGACGGCATGCCCGACCTGGTCGCGCTGCCGACCGACCGGCCGAGGCCGCCGATCCAGACCTTCCAGGGCGCGACGCTACGCTTCGCGATCCCGGTCGAGCTGGTCCGCGCGGTGCACGAGTCCGCACGCCGCGAGGGGGTCACCCTCTACATGGCCACCCTCGCCGCGTGGATGGTCGTGCTGTCCCGGCACGCCGGTCAGGACGACTTCGGTGTCGGCACCCCGCTGGCGAACCGGCCGCTGCCCGAACTGGAATCGATGATCGGGTTCTTCGCCAACACCGTGGTGATCCGTGCCGGCCTCGACGGGCGGCCGACGGTCCGGGAGGTCCTGCGCCGGGTCCGCACCGCCTGCCTGGAGGCGTACTCACACGGCGAGATGCCCTTCGAGTCGCTGGTGGAGGCGCTGCACCGGCAACGCACGCCGGACCGCAACCCGCTGTTCCAGGTCATGTTCGGGTTGCACGAGACCACGCTGGGCCGGACCGCGCTGGGTGACGCGACGCTGACCCCGGTGCCCGAGGACCTCGGCGCCGCCAAGTTCGACCTGTCGCTCTTCCTCGAACAGGACGGCGAACGGGTGCAGGGCGTCCTGGAGTACCGCAGCGCCCTGTTCGACGAGTCGACGGTGCGCCGCCTTCAGCAGCACTTCGTCGCGGCGCTCGACGGTATCGCCGGCGACCCCGAGATGGCGATCGAGCAGTTGCCGCTGCTCTCCGCCGAGGAACGCCGCACGCTGGTGGTCGACGTCAACCAGACGGCCACCCCGCCGCCGGCGGCCGGGACCGTCCCGGATCGTGTCGCCGAGCAGGCCCGGCGTCACCCGGACGCCGTCGCCGTCCGCTTCGAGGACCAGGAGCTGACGTACCGGCAGTTGCAGGAACGCGTCGAGGTCCTGACCGCGGCGCTACGGCGGCGCGGCGTCGGACGCGGCGACCGGATCGCGGTCTGCGTCGACCGCGGACCCGACCTGGTGGCGGCGCTGCTCGCCGTGCTCGCCTGCGGCGCCGCGTACCTGCCGCTGGATCCGCACCATCCCGACCAGCGGCTGCGGCACGTCCTCGACGACGCCGCCCCGTCGCTGGTGGTGACCGACGGCCCGGCGATGTTCGCCGGCGGCCTGCCGGTGCTCGTGCTGCTGCCCGGTGAGGAGCCCGTGCCGGCCGGAGAGGCCGAGCCGGCCGACGACTCGCCGCACCCCGGCGACCTCGCCTACGTCATCTACACCTCCGGCAGCACCGGCGGCCCGAAGGGCGTCATGGTCGGCCACGCCGCCCTGATGAACTTCCTCACCGGCATGCAGGACCTGCTGCCCGTCGACCGGGACGACACCCTCGTAGCGGTGACGACGCCGTCGTTCGACATCGCCGCGCTGGAGCTGTTCCTGCCGTTGGTGCTCGGCATGCGGCTGACCATCGCACCCTGGGAGACCACCCGGTCCGGCACGGAGCTGGCTGCCCTGCTCGGCAGCAGCGACGCCACGGTGATGCAGGCGACCCCGGCCACCTGGCGGATGCTGCTGGACGCCGGCTGGACCGCGGCCGGCGGCTTCGTGGCGCTGTGCGGCGGCGAGGCGCTGCCGGACGATCTCGCCGATCGGCTGCGCGACGCCGGGGCCCGGCTGTGGAACCTCTACGGACCCACCGAGACCACCATCTGGTCCACCGCTGCACCCCTTTCCGCCGGTGTTCCGGTCTCGGTGGGCGGGCCGGTGGCGAATACCCGGGTTTTTGTTTTGGATGCGGGTTTGTCGCCGGTTCCGGTGGGTGTTTGTGGGGAGTTGTTTATTGGTGGTGCGGGGGTGGCGTGGGGTTATTGGAATAGGTCTGGTTTGACGGCGGAGCGTTTTGTTCCGGATGTTTTCGGTGGTGGTGGGGGGCGTTTGTATCGCACTGGTGATGTGGTGCGGTGGCGTTCTGATGGGTGTTTGGAGTTCGTGGGTCGGGTTGATCATCAGGTGAAGGTTCGGGGCTTCCGGATCGAGTTGGGTGAGGTGGAGTCGGTGGTGCGGGCCCATGTGGGGGTGCGTGCTGCGGTGGTGGTGGTTGCGGGATCGGGTGCGGGTGCCCGGTTGGTGGGTTATGTGGTGCCGTCGGTGGGTTCTGAGGGTGGGGATCTGGTGGCGGGTTTGCGGGAGTTCTGCCGGGGGCGGTTGCCGGATTACATGGTGCCTTCGGGGTGGGTGGTGTTGGCGGATCTGCCGTTGACGCCGAATGGGAAGGTGGATCGGCGGGCGTTGCCGTCTGCTGATGTTGCGCAGGGTGTGGTGGCGCGTTTTGTGGAGCCGGTGTCGCCGGTGCAGCGCCGGGTTGCCGCGGTGTGGCGGGATTTGCTGGGTGTGGCCCGGGTGGGTTTGCACGACAATTTCTTCGACCTCGGCGGCCATTCCCTGCTGGTCGCCCGCATGGCCGATCAGCTCAGATACGAATTCGGCGTCGACGTGCCGATTCGTGACGTCTTTCTGGACGCGACGGTCGAGGCCGTGGCGGCCGGGGTGGAACGCGCCCTCGGTGGCAGCGCTGCCACCGGGGGCGTCACCGGCGCCGACACCGACCGTCTGCTCGACGACCTCGCCCGGCTCTCGGGTGAGCAGTTCGACGCGATGCTGGCCGATCCGTCACTGACGGCCCAGCGAGGGGAGCACAACCGATGA